In Antennarius striatus isolate MH-2024 chromosome 8, ASM4005453v1, whole genome shotgun sequence, a single window of DNA contains:
- the cxcl8a gene encoding C-X-C motif chemokine 2 yields MMSNTFITFVVVLLALLKSSEALSLRSLAVEQHCRCIATESKPIGRHIGKVEIILPNSHCEDTEIIATLKTTGEEVCLDTEAPWVKRVIYRIMSNRKR; encoded by the exons ATGATGAGCAACACATTTATCACATTTGTTGTGGTACTTCTCGCACTCCTTAAAAGTAGTGAAG CTTTGAGTCTGAGAAGCCTAGCAGTGGAGCAACACTGCCGTTGCATTGCAACTGAGTCCAAACCCATTGGACGCCACATTGGGAAGGTTGAGATTATTCTTCCCAACTCACACTGCGAGGATACTGAGATCAT TGCAACTCTGAAAACAACAGGTGAAGAAGTTTGCCTGGATACTGAGGCTCCCTGGGTGAAGAGAGTGATTTATAGGATCATGTCCAA cagaaaacGCTGA